In the Blautia coccoides genome, CTCCGCTTTGGCTACAACGGCACCATGCAGAATATCAACGGATGCACCAAGAGCCCGGAAACCTTTCAGATGCTGGTCTATAGGCCTGCTTCCAATATTACAGCCTCCGGGAAGGGGAACTTCCGCTGTCTTGTATTTTCCAAGCAGCGCGCCCAGAAGATAGTAGGACGCTCTGATCTTCTTGATATATTCGTATTCCACACTGATGTTGGCTATGGTGGAACCTGTGATCTTCACCTCTGTAGGACTGACTCTCTCAACAGATGCGCCGATCTCTCTGATTGCCTCTAATAAAACATTGATGTCACGTACGTCCGGTAAGTTCTCGATGTAAACCATTTCATCCGTCATGATAGCCGCCGCAAGGATGGCCAGTGCCGCATTCTTAGCGCCGCCGATCTCTACTTCGCCGACTAACGGGTTACCGCCTTTGATAACATATTGTTCCATATTCACACCTCTATATTTTATTTATGCTCCCTGCCGGTATATTCGGTTCCAGAAAACATAATCTCGTCTTCAAATTTACTTATAATGGTTCAGTTTCCTCACAGTTACGGGCAATGCTCCGCAACATATACTTTACCAATTCATCTGATCGAATAAAAGACAGACTTTCCGGCAGGTTATTTCAATAGCTTCCTGCTAAGATAGTCTACGACTTAAATATTATATTATAACAGATAAAGCAATTTGTAAACAAAAATTAATATTTTCATTTTTTCTTCATAAACCGACAAATTTTATTCTCTGTCACCGCTTCAGTCTTTCTACTATTTTCTGTAAAGTTTCCTCCACGTCCAGATTTTTCTCATCAACTGTAATATCCGCATACTTTTCGTACAGAGGTATGCGCTCATCGTAAAGTCCTCTCAAGTCCTGACCGTCCTTTAAGACAACGCCCCGTCCCTTCAAATTACTGAGGCGTTTGTCAAGGGTATCATAATCCAGCTTCAGATAGACGATCTGACCCGTCTCTGACAGCCGCTCCATGGCCTGTCCGCAGTACACCACGCTCCCACCTGTGGCAATAACTGCTTTTTTTGCCTCTTTCGCAACCTGGATATTGGCATTTTCTTCTGCCTTTAGAAATCCTTCCAGCCCATCCTGGGCAATGATCTCACTCAGCAGCCGGTTCTCCCTCTCCTGGATCACCAGATCCGCGTCTATGAACTGATAGCCCAGCACTTTTGCCAGAATGACTCCAACCGTACTTTTGCCCACACCGGGCATTCCGATCAATACTATGTTTCTCTTCATTTTTTGCTTTTCTTCTTTCTGCGCTTCTTAATACTGTATCCGAAGGTTCCCAGCTTTTTCCCAAGGCCATAATACTCCCCGTGGGAGTATACAATGGGATTGGCAAGAGCCAGGTCAAATTTGCCCTTCTCATCCATATATTCTTTATCCACATGTACAGCCAGCACGTCTGCAAGGAACATGCTGTGGCTTCCGTACTCCATGATCTCCTTCACCCGGCACTCTATGGAAACCGGTGACTCTTTTATCATTGGGGCGCCCACATGGGATGCTTCCTCTCTGGTGAGATGTGCCATTTTGAACTTGTCCACATCCCTGCCTGATCTTACCCCGCAGTAATCCGTGGCATATGCCAGCTTTTCCGTAGTCAGATTTATAACAAACTCCCTTGTGCTGCAGAGCATTTTATAAGAATAGCGCTCCGGCCTTACGGAGATGGATACCATGGGCGGGTTGGTGCACACCGTCCCTGCCCATGCCACGGTGATGATATTGTCATGCCCTTCTTCATCCGCCACTGTCACCATCACAGCGGGCAGCGGGTAAAGCATATTTCCGGGCTTCCATTCTATTTTAGCCATTTTGCTTCCTTTCTTCAAAGGTTTTTAATCGCATTTTTCGAGCACGATCGGTTCCCCATCCTCCGGAGTAAGCTCCATGGCGGCGCCTTCACTCTCGATCACAGTGCCGAGGAAACGCCATTTTCCCTTTGGCACAGCCACATTCCTGGATGTCCTGCCCTTTTCACAGATAGGTGCCACCAAAATATCCTCTCCCAGCATAAACTGGTCATTGATGTCTTCGTATCCGCCCTCCGGAAACTCATAAGCCATATACCGGGCTATGGGTTCCCCTGTCTGTGCCGCATGGTGGGCAAGTTCCAGGATACGGGGCATATACCGCTCCCTCAGCTTCACACTTTTTAATATCTTTTCATAGCTGTCCTGCCCCAATACCCTCCACGGCGCAGCAGAAAACTGCATGACAGGCAGAAGACAGGCGATCTCACTGTGGCGGTTGAACAGCTCCTGATCCAGATTGTCGCTGTTTTCCTGGAAATTCATATATTCTCCGCCGCCTATCATATCCGGGCTGCCAAAGGGATGCCCTGTGATCCCCTGCATCAGAGTGTCGGGCAGAAGTGCCATGATCCCCTCTTCCCCCCAGTTATGGGGCTTATCGCAGAGCCTCTGCATCAGAGACATTCCGCCGGCCTTAAAAGCCACGCGCAGCTCATTAAACGGGTATTTCTCAGCATAAGCGCACCAAAGACGCGCCATCTCATTGGGTGTGACACCGCCAGAGGTCACAATATCGTCGGGATAATAGAGCACATCGGCTCCGTCAAACTTAAAACCGTCTACCCCGATGGCTCTCAGAGCTTCCAACTGCTCATCCAGCCACTCTACAGCCGCCGGAGCAGACAGATCCAGGGCAGCAGAATAGCCGTTCCACCACTCTGTGATGAGCGGCTTTCCGTCCGGATTTTTGATGAGGATATCCATATCCCTGGCCTGGCGGTACTGCAGGGTATCCGGTGTGATATACGGACAGATCCACAGCATTACGGAAAAACCTTTGCTGTGGAGCGTTTTTAACATTTCCTCCGCATGAGGGAATTTTTCCCGGCTAAAAGCCCATTTTCCATAGTAATCAGACCATCCGTCATCAATCATCAGCACACCTGCGGGCATGCCGTTTTCCAGGATATGATCCGCATAGCTGAGGATATCCTTCTCATTCTGCCAAAAAGTAAGTTCTATCCAGGAATTATAGACCGGGTTTTTGAAAAATTCGTCACTCAACCTGACATCGCTGAACGGAAAATGCTCCTTACAGGCGGCAAGATACGCCCCTTTTAAGTTTACATAACCTTCCCTCAATTCTACATCCCGGTCAATGGTAATATTCCCGGCTCCGAAATGAAGAAGAAATCCCTCTTCGCACCAGAGATAGCGGCCTTTTGTAGATACAAAGAAAGGCACTGCCTGATTTGTGCTGTCATTTCTGCGCAGGTCGATCTCTGCTTCACTGGCAGCATGATAGGGCTGCACATGTGAGCCGTACACATATCCGCCATACCAGTATTCATTTTCCAAAATTGAAAATACCATATAAATTCCTCCCTGTTTAAGACCGCGGACGGCCTCAGTTATTCTGCTGCAGCGTGGCGATAAGTGCAGGGATCAACTGTTTTTTCCTGGACACCACTCCCTGAAGGATATAGCCGTCTTCCTCCTCTGTCACGCCAAAGGCATCCTCCACCAATTTCCCGCTTCCGTCCCCGTAACAAATGATCTCTGAGGATTCGTCCAGTATATTGGTAAGCATAAGAAATACCATGGTGATCCCGTTCTTGCCGCATTCTTTCTTCATAAATGGTATGAGGCGCTTTTTCAAATCTTTTAATTCTTCCTCATTCATGGAACTAATCTGTCCCACACCGAAATTGGTATCGTCTGCAGTAAAACGTTTGAAATCCTGATAGAAAATACCTTCTGTGGTCTTCCCTTTCAGATTGCTTCCCGCTGTAAACATCTCTTTTGCAAACTCTTCTATATTGACCCCGGCAATGAGTGCCAGCGCCCCTGCCGCCATTTTATCCATATGGGTACAGGTCGGAGAACGGAACATAAGGGTATCGGAAATAATAGCCGCACAGAGAAGTCCTGCGATATTAGGCTGTATTTCCATTGCTTTCTCCGTATAAATCTGATACATAATGGTAGCTGTACATCCCACAGGCTGATTTCGGAACATGATCGGCGAGATGGTTTCCAACGAACCCAGCCTGTGATGGTCAATGATCTCCAGAATATCCGCTGCGTCAATATTGTCCACTGCCTGGGACTTTTCATTGTGATCCACCAAGATCAGCTCTTTCTTCTTCATACCCAGCAGGTTACGTCTGGACACAGTCCCGATATACTTTCCATGCTTGTTCACTACAGGGAATGCCCTGTGCCTGTTCTTGACCATCACATCCTTGATATCATCTGTAAAATCATCCGTCTGGAAGGTGATCAGGTTGTCCTTCTTCATGATGTGTTTGACAGGGATACTCTGATTGATAAGTCTTGCCACAGTAAAGGTGTCCAGAGGTGAGCGGATGATCACACAATCATTTTTCAAAGCCGCGTCCTTGATATTCTCCGCCACCTCGGCGCTGTTGCAGACAATGACACAGCTCACGTTCTCCCGTATGGCGCACAGATGGTCCTCATGCCTGTCCCCCAGGATCACCAAGTCATCCTCCTCCAGAAACTCACCCAGCTTATCAGGATGTGCCGCGCCGATCACCACTTTCCCCCTGACAAAATATCCATGGGGATTTCCCGTCACAACAGTGCCATCCACAGTGTTGGCAATACTTCTGTACTGTGTTCTAGCGTTTGACAGAAAGTAATTGTCATGGGCATCCATATAGGATTTTGCAATATCTCCCGTGGTGATAAGCCCCTCTAACTGACCGTCTTCTTTAGTAATAGGCAGTGTCACGGCATTACTCTCTTTCATGATCGCCCAGGCGTCCTTTATGGAAATACTGCTGGAAACGCCGGGCGTCTCCCTGATCTCCATGTCTTTCACCTGTGTTCCCACATCTGCCAGATAGCCAGGCGCCTCCATACCGAAACGCTTCAGCACATACTCCGTCTCACTGTTGATCTGTCCTGCCCTTTTCGCCATATACCTTCTTCCGTCACCGGAGCGGTTCTTGATATCCGCATAGGCAATAGCTGAGCAGATGGAATCCGTATCCGGGTTTTTATGGCCCATAATATAGATTTTCCCTTGTTTTGCCATTCTCTGCGTCCTTTCCCTTACTTCTATATAATAATCATTTTCTGCAAATCTTCCCGCATCTATTCAGTCATCTCCCAGTCAGCGCAGTAAATACACAGACCCGCTGACTAGTTACATCCTACCATACTTTCCAAAGAATATCAATTTCCCCTCCTTCCATTCCCTCCCTTTTTACTTTCTTTGTTACTGTTCATAGTATACTAAAAGTGTAGTTTTTGTACAGTAACACGCTTCGCGATGCACACAAAATGCAATGAACTGCATTTTGGCGCTGGCTAACTCGGGATTTTGCTACGCAAAACGCCTCGCGGGATAATATATGTGAACAGTAACCTTTCTTTTTTCTATTTTTTTGCTTTTCTTCCTCCCCTGCGGGCAGAGAAAACCAGGAGAGGTATGGGAGAGGACCGGGGGAGAGAGCTGCGTGGGAGCGATGTTCGGTGGAGCGCCGGGGAGATCCACCTGCCCCAGTCACTTAATGAAGAGGCCTCTGCCGATGAATTTAGTGAATGGGAGCAGGTTAGCTCCATGGCAGCGGAACTCTTCGCTCCCACGCAGCTCTCTCCCCCGGTCCTCTCCCATACCTCTCCGTCCCCATTCTATCCCCCATTTTCTAAACACGGACATTGCGAACCCTCCCCTTTCTGTGATATAATCGAAGGCAAAAGAATTTGCTAACCGACACAGGAGGGAAAAATAATGGCAGAAGAAATGAAAAACCAGGAAACTATGGACGATTTCGCAAAAGAGATCGATGCTTCTTTTGAAAGCTTCAGAGACGCGGATATGGACATCTGGGAAAAACTGGAGAAGATGAAAGAGGACAAGACCGAATTTGAAGTGACCATCGAAGGTATCGTAAAGGGCGGAGCTATCGCTTACGTGGAAGGCATCCGCGCTTTCATACCGGTATCTAAACTGTCCCTGCAGTACGTGGAAGATCCTGAAGAGTTCCTGAAAAAGACTCTGACGGTCCGTGTCTTCGATGTAAACGAGGAGGAAAACAATCTGGTCCTCTCAGCAAGAGAAGTCCTGAGAGAAAAAAGAGACGCTGAAAGGCGTGAAAAAATCGCTGACATCAAAGTGGGCACAGTTCTGGAAGGTACTGTTGAGACTCTGCAGAACTACGGCGCTTTCGTTGACCTGGGTGACGGCATCTCCGGCCTGGTCCATGTATCTCAGATCAGCCAGAAGAGGATCAAATCCCCGAAAGCTGTATTATCTGTAGGCGATAAGGTAAACGTCAAAGTCATCAAGAACGAAGATGGAAAGATCAGCCTCAGCATGAAAGCACTCCAGGAAGTACCTGAAGAAAAAGACGAGTTTGAGGATATCGAAATCCCCAAAAGCGAAGAGCTGACAACATCCCTTGGCTCCCTGTTTAAAAATATCAAATTGGATTAAGACAGGAGTACATAA is a window encoding:
- a CDS encoding shikimate kinase; translated protein: MKRNIVLIGMPGVGKSTVGVILAKVLGYQFIDADLVIQERENRLLSEIIAQDGLEGFLKAEENANIQVAKEAKKAVIATGGSVVYCGQAMERLSETGQIVYLKLDYDTLDKRLSNLKGRGVVLKDGQDLRGLYDERIPLYEKYADITVDEKNLDVEETLQKIVERLKR
- a CDS encoding flavin reductase family protein; translation: MAKIEWKPGNMLYPLPAVMVTVADEEGHDNIITVAWAGTVCTNPPMVSISVRPERYSYKMLCSTREFVINLTTEKLAYATDYCGVRSGRDVDKFKMAHLTREEASHVGAPMIKESPVSIECRVKEIMEYGSHSMFLADVLAVHVDKEYMDEKGKFDLALANPIVYSHGEYYGLGKKLGTFGYSIKKRRKKKSKK
- a CDS encoding glycoside hydrolase family 31 protein, which codes for MVFSILENEYWYGGYVYGSHVQPYHAASEAEIDLRRNDSTNQAVPFFVSTKGRYLWCEEGFLLHFGAGNITIDRDVELREGYVNLKGAYLAACKEHFPFSDVRLSDEFFKNPVYNSWIELTFWQNEKDILSYADHILENGMPAGVLMIDDGWSDYYGKWAFSREKFPHAEEMLKTLHSKGFSVMLWICPYITPDTLQYRQARDMDILIKNPDGKPLITEWWNGYSAALDLSAPAAVEWLDEQLEALRAIGVDGFKFDGADVLYYPDDIVTSGGVTPNEMARLWCAYAEKYPFNELRVAFKAGGMSLMQRLCDKPHNWGEEGIMALLPDTLMQGITGHPFGSPDMIGGGEYMNFQENSDNLDQELFNRHSEIACLLPVMQFSAAPWRVLGQDSYEKILKSVKLRERYMPRILELAHHAAQTGEPIARYMAYEFPEGGYEDINDQFMLGEDILVAPICEKGRTSRNVAVPKGKWRFLGTVIESEGAAMELTPEDGEPIVLEKCD
- a CDS encoding putative manganese-dependent inorganic diphosphatase, which gives rise to MAKQGKIYIMGHKNPDTDSICSAIAYADIKNRSGDGRRYMAKRAGQINSETEYVLKRFGMEAPGYLADVGTQVKDMEIRETPGVSSSISIKDAWAIMKESNAVTLPITKEDGQLEGLITTGDIAKSYMDAHDNYFLSNARTQYRSIANTVDGTVVTGNPHGYFVRGKVVIGAAHPDKLGEFLEEDDLVILGDRHEDHLCAIRENVSCVIVCNSAEVAENIKDAALKNDCVIIRSPLDTFTVARLINQSIPVKHIMKKDNLITFQTDDFTDDIKDVMVKNRHRAFPVVNKHGKYIGTVSRRNLLGMKKKELILVDHNEKSQAVDNIDAADILEIIDHHRLGSLETISPIMFRNQPVGCTATIMYQIYTEKAMEIQPNIAGLLCAAIISDTLMFRSPTCTHMDKMAAGALALIAGVNIEEFAKEMFTAGSNLKGKTTEGIFYQDFKRFTADDTNFGVGQISSMNEEELKDLKKRLIPFMKKECGKNGITMVFLMLTNILDESSEIICYGDGSGKLVEDAFGVTEEEDGYILQGVVSRKKQLIPALIATLQQNN
- a CDS encoding S1 RNA-binding domain-containing protein, with product MAEEMKNQETMDDFAKEIDASFESFRDADMDIWEKLEKMKEDKTEFEVTIEGIVKGGAIAYVEGIRAFIPVSKLSLQYVEDPEEFLKKTLTVRVFDVNEEENNLVLSAREVLREKRDAERREKIADIKVGTVLEGTVETLQNYGAFVDLGDGISGLVHVSQISQKRIKSPKAVLSVGDKVNVKVIKNEDGKISLSMKALQEVPEEKDEFEDIEIPKSEELTTSLGSLFKNIKLD